The following coding sequences are from one Nicotiana tomentosiformis chromosome 3, ASM39032v3, whole genome shotgun sequence window:
- the LOC104092570 gene encoding PHD finger protein ALFIN-LIKE 4-like has product MEEGGKLGGEQNNTLSVKDVFQDFKGRRAALIKALTTEVEEFFKQCDPEKENLCLFGLPNEQWEVNMPAEEVPPELPEPVLGINFARDGMQEKEWLSLVAVHSDAWLLSVAFFYAARFGFDKSDRKRLFNMINDLPTVYEVVTGATKKQQKEKSTVSNHRSNKSKPNSKKKAAESQGKFTKLLQKYEEEEEEEEEGLDEKEDEEVQGETLCGACGEKYAEDEFWICCDICEMWFHGKCVKITPARAEFIKQYKCPPCSNKRART; this is encoded by the exons ATGGAAGAAGGAGGAAAATTAGGAGGAGAACAGAACAATACCCTCAGTGTGAAAGATGTGTTTCAGGATTTCAAGGGCCGACGTGCTGCTCTTATTAAGGCTCTCACCACTG AAGTGGAAGAATTTTTTAAGCAGTGTGATCCTG AAAAGGAGAACTTGTGCTTGTTTGGACTCCCAAACGAGCAATGGGAGGTTAATATGCCTGCTGAAGAAGTACCACCAGAGCTTCCAGAGCCTGTTCTTGGTATTAACTTTGCTAGAGATGGGATGCAAGAAAAGGAATGGCTTTCCTTAGTTGCCGTCCACAGTGACGCTTGGTTGCTTTCTGTTGCCTTCTTTTATGCTGCTAGATTTGGATTTGATAAGTCCGACAG GAAGAGGCTCTTCAACATGATAAATGATCTGCCTACTGTATATGAAGTAGTGACTGGTGCTACAAAGaagcaacaaaaagaaaaatctacaGTCTCTAACCATAGAAGCAACAAATCCAAGCCAAACTCCAAAAAG AAGGCAGCAGAGTCTCAAGGAAAGTTTACAAAGTTGctacaaaaatatgaagaagaagaagaagaagaagaggagggaTTGGATGAGAAGGAGGACGAAGAGGTGCAAGGTGAGACACTATGCGGGGCATGTGGGGAGAAATATGCAGAGGATGAATTTTGGATATGTTGCGACATTTGTGAAATGTGGTTCCATGGCAAGTGTGTGAAGATCACCCCCGCCAGGGCAGAGTTCATTAAGCAATACAAATGTCCGCCTTGCAGCAACAAGAGAGCGCGGACCTAG